A portion of the Parambassis ranga chromosome 22, fParRan2.1, whole genome shotgun sequence genome contains these proteins:
- the LOC114426990 gene encoding histone H2A produces the protein MSGRGKTGGKARAKAKTRSSRAGLQFPVGRVHRLLRKGNYGERVGAGAPVYLAAVLEYLTAEILELAGNAARDNKKTRIIPRHLQLAVRNDEELNKLLGGVTIAQGGVLPNIQAVLLPKKTEKPVKAK, from the coding sequence ATGAGTGGACGTGGAAAGACCGGTGGCAAAGCCAGAGCTAAGGCCAAGACCCGCTCCTCCCGTGCTGGGCTGCAGTTCCCCGTGGGTCGTGTCCACAGGCTGCTGCGTAAAGGTAACTATGGAGAGCGTGTGGGTGCCGGCGCTCCCGTCTACCTGGCGGCTGTGCTGGAGTACCTGACCGCTGAGATCCTGGAGCTGGCTGGAAACGCTGCCCGCGACAACAAGAAGACCCGTATCATCCCCCGTCACCTGCAGCTGGCTGTGCGCAACGACGAGgagctcaacaagctgctgggcgGAGTGACCATCGCTCAGGGCGGCGTGCTGCCCAACATCCAGGCCGTGCTGCTGCCCAAGAAGACCGAGAAGCCCGTCAAAGCCAAGTAA